One genomic region from Bombus terrestris chromosome 15, iyBomTerr1.2, whole genome shotgun sequence encodes:
- the LOC100643259 gene encoding Fanconi anemia group I protein isoform X3: MSQRFEKLRERGNKSEICTFVQESSVEQLTRLIHSSICKSNGLKTLDDLLQAFSNSEACQTKRRKVIESTLKNLEETNISLGQANAIVNRIISDLPSYSKQHLVKLVDFCLTNIRNNDNELCSWKDLLPALLEALENEKYIVHADAEVSGTEYKSLIIKAICNYHWNVNLLPSLAKMFGDMVLDKTDRNEVLRTLCSALPNLPLDQVPSFTYQTLKLCPNQDNRKLLNALSKYFKLCYSKTSLSDDSNSLENIDIINLKEVQDIESTVLYHVYQAAQLNHENMKDFIRFLKHVSHAPEYVLQPFMLSVLMSVSTIYEDQIFEILRLVVVNSSLEKEKRQNSAWMRQLLPTPCNIIGIIRQVIDSSNKDRHLVLRGLTNLAFTLMNADQKSKNNATAMWSIGSEIIREIIKKRHETIPIVLQELINKIVAGGIPTTHYTDCLKYMCRELSIVVLDHQVWIITILERLLFLHPTVANQVLYAIFPLARVSPNIRENLLLTLRKALYRKGALKRQTAVTGYLEMLKYTNMHSQLSFRLSQFNDSMSASSRSTLTQVTLEYNSQRRKSVTDCDKTLYYEISDILKKTFTYEYETRLHLYEGLYGTVIKNPEITEILVDMLLSHLNLYLHTDDSTLPPVKLELCTDVHGVEVVLQEPIAQLIFTLQKTYINTVVKNSHTLEKLHDILKSLCRKMAITELEHLNLEHGTDLLHGDFPKPEIKLKNLGMVIGIYEALMAFRIGEWSKGNEESCHDTNNLFKGYTRLIDFIKKQNTKTKKSDGNKSKKDRDPNNTTKKPAKSNNIKIPNTIMDLDVIRQSLPLLFSRSSTQNDVALRRDHNFCCYILQTCEQLLQHTKSFIQDTSQLQNHNYINTYIDVGRLLYKYFVQNLDEALINDEQVTILALQCFKEISCCICTLLSSELPEFLNSIFEVQSKKEPKSTNINSQLQEIIFSLKSYLKKFLTEETHNDDREKVSLLLLQIIEQFTYKINFEDYNSEEMLECIKEIIQVEDIRSPIVPTIIQFFLNLEEHSQECGDTLNEICVELCEKAGNIDNAATELIANGSYKSIREDTILQVYNVLSGHIKQKLDSASWLLMRLKAEDTIARAPETIDEAWNNRLRDKERNLCRQLSYLAQALQTLANTLIKPGPSTDLTFKNLQYLYHLLGNLTKYFYAKSNDQNAAFQAVKFIQVVQIAGKSLKSAFYNLVTYVEENQNKLKLKSDSYAQRNKILKETKVIPRVVYEIEQFNKEILLLGKRTGIPLENYLKRSITRDFRIKNPQLIEGLEGMDVSLLNTQAPENTESETSNMNDCDSNSDDDTSQSKRLRVDD, translated from the exons atgagTCAACGGTTTGAAAAATTGAGAGAACGTGGCAATAAATCAGAAATATGTACATTCGTTCAAGAATCGAGCGTAGAACAG CTTACGCGATTAATACATAGCAGTATTTGTAAATCGAATGGATTAAAAACATTAGATGACCTTCTGCAAGCATTTTCCAATTCTGAAGCCTGTCAAACTAAGCGACGAAAAGTGATTGAATCTACGTTAAAAAATTTGGAGGAAACTAACATATCTCTAGGGCAGGCAAATGCGATCGTTAACCGAATAATTTCTGACTTGCCAAGCTATTCAAAGCAACATCTTGTCAAACTTGTTGACTTCTGTCTCacaaatattcgtaataacgataaTGAGCTATGCAG tTGGAAGGATTTATTACCTGCATTACTGGAGGcactggaaaatgaaaaatatattgtacatgCAGATGCTGAAGTTTCTGGAACTGAATATAAATCACTAATTATTAAAGCCATATGCAATTATCATTGGAACGTCAATCTTTTACCATCTTTGGCAAAAATGTTTGG GGATATGGTACTAGATAAGACAGATCGTAATGAGGTTTTGAGGACATTATGTTCTGCTCTTCCAAATCTCCCTCTGGATCAAGTACCCTCATTCACATACCAGACATTAAAATTATGTCCAAATCAAGATAATAGAAAGCTTTTGAATGCCTTGTCCAAATACTTTAAGCTATGTTATTCAAAAACAAGTTTGTCTGATGACAGTAATAGTCTTGAAAATATTg atataattaatttaaaagaggTACAAGACATTGAGAGCACTGTTTTGTATCATGTGTACCAAGCTGCTCAGTTAAATCATGAAAACATGAAAGATTTTATCCGTTTCCTTAAACATGTGTCTCATGCCCCAGAGTACGTGCTACAACCCTTTATGCTCTCTGTACTCATGTCAGTTTCTACAATATATGAAGATCAG ATATTTGAGATATTAAGACTGGTTGTGGTTAATAGTAgcttagaaaaagaaaaacgacaaAACAGTGCATGGATGAGACAACTTTTACCTACACCTTGCAATATAATTGGGATTATTCGACAAGTCATTGATAGCAg caATAAAGATCGTCATTTAGTACTAAGGGGACTTACAAATTTAGCTTTTACGTTAATGAATGCTGATCAAAAATCCAAAAATAATGCAACAGCTATGTGGAGTATTGGATCCGAAATAATACGAGAAATAATTAAGAAACGTCACGAGACAATTCCTATTGTGTTACAAGAGTTGATTAATAAAATAGTAGCAGGTGGTATACCTACAACACACTATACAG ATTGTTTAAAGTATATGTGCCGCGAATTGTCAATAGTTGTTTTGGATCATCAAGTCTGGATTATAACTATCCTCGAACGATTGTTATTTTTACATCCTACAGTTGCTAATCAAGTTTTGTATGCTATTTTTCCATTGGCGCGTGTTTCACCAAATATACGAGAAAACCTTTTATTGACTTTGAGAAAAGCTCTTTACAGGAAAGGTGCATTAAAACGACAAACAGCTGTGACAGGATATCttgaaatgttaaaatatacaaacatGCATTCCCAACTTAGCTTTAGACTTAGTCAATTTAATGATTCAATGAGTGCTAGTTCTAGGTCAACATTAACTCAG GTAACTTTGGAGTATAATTCGCAACGAAGAAAATCGGTTACAGACTGTGATAAAActttatattatgaaatatcgGATATATTAAAAAAGACCTTTACTTATGAGTATGAAACCAGATTACACTTGTACGAAG GCCTGTATGGTACTGTGATCAAAAATCCCGAAATAACAGAAATTCTAGTAGACATGCTCCTTTCACATTTGAATCTATATCTTCATACAGATGATAGTACCTTGCCACCTGTAAAATTAGAATTGTGCACAGATGTTCATGGAGTGGAAGTAGTATTGCAAGAACCTATTGCTCAATTGATATTTACGTTGCAAAAGACATATATTAATACAGTTGTAAAAAATTCACATACTCTTGAAAAATTACATGATATTTTGAAATCACTGTGTAGGAAAATGGCAATTACAGAATTGGAGCATTTAAATttg GAACATGGAACTGACTTACTTCATGGAGATTTTCCAAAGCCAGAGATCAAGTTAAAGAATCTTGGTATGGTCATTGGGATATATGAGGCTTTAATGGCTTTTCGAATTGGAGAATGGTCAAAGGGGAATGAGGAAAGCTGTCATGATACTAACAATTTGTTCAAAGGATATACACGTTTGATAGACTTTATTAAaaag CAAAAcacaaaaacgaaaaaaagtgATGGTAATAAATCTAAAAAGGACCGAGATCCCAATAATACAACTAAAAAGCCGGCTAAAtcaaataatatcaaaataccAAATACTATTATGGATTTGGATGTAATTCGTCAAAGTTTACCGCTCTTATTTTC AAGGTCTTCTACTCAAAATGATGTTGCACTTAGAAGAGACCACAACTTTTGTTGCTATATATTACAAACATGTGAACAACTCTTACAACATACAAAATCATTTATACAGGATACCTCTCAATTGCAAAATCATaactatataaatacatatattgatGTTGGAAG AttgctttataaatattttgtacaaaatttgGATGAGGCACTTATAAATGATGAACAAGTAACTATATTGGCTTTACAATGTTTCAAGGAAATTTCTTGCTGTATATGTACATTACTCTCATCTGAATTACCAGAATTTCTCAATTCAATTT TTGAAGTACAATCCAAGAAGGAACCAAAATCTACAAATATAAATTCTCAAttacaagaaattattttttcattgaaGTCGTACCTCAAGAAGTTTCTTACAGAAGAAACGCACAATGATGACAGGGAGAAAGTATCACTTctgttattacaaataatagaACAATTTACATATAAGATTAACTTCGAAGATTACAATTCTGAAGAG ATGCTCGaatgtataaaagaaattattcaagTAGAAGATATTCGAAGCCCTATTGTTCCTACAATCATACAATTCTTCTTGAACTTGGAAGAACATAGTCAAGAATGTGGAGATACATTGAATGAAATTTGTGTGGAATTATGTGAAAAAGCTGGAAACATTGATAAC GCAGCAACTGAATTAATAGCAAATGGTTCATATAAAAGTATACGTGAAGATACTATACTACAAGTTTATAACGTTTTGAGTGGTcacattaaacaaaaattagatAGTGCCTCGTGGTTATTGATGCGATTAAAGGCAGAAGACACTATAGCTAGAGCACCTGAAACAATTGATGAAgctt GGAATAACAGATTAAGGGATAAAGAACGAAATCTATGTAGACAATTATCTTATCTTGCTCAAGCACTTCAAACATTAGCTAATACATTGATCAAACCAGGTCCATCCACTGACTTGACCTTCAAAAATTTGCAATACTTGTATCATTTACTTGGTAATCTTACAAAATACTTTTATGCTAAATCGAATGATCAGAATGCAGCATTTCAAGCAGTCAA ATTCATTCAGGTGGTACAAATAGCTGGAAAATCATTAAAATCTGCTTTCTATAATTTGGTAACATATGTAGAG gaaaatcaaaataaattaaaattaaaatccgATTCATACGCacaaaggaataaaattttaaaagaaaccaAAGTAATACCTCGTGTAGTATATGAAATCGAGCAatttaacaaagaaatattactacttGGCAAAAGAACGGGC ATACCGCTAGAAAATTACTTGAAACGAAGTATAACAAGGgattttagaattaaaaatcCACAACTGATAGAGGGGCTTGAGGGAATGGATGTCAGTTTA CTCAATACACAAGCTCCAGAAAACACTGAGAGTGAAACATCGAATATGAATGATTGTGACAGCAATAGTGATGATGATACATCTCAAAGCAAACGACTCAGGGTGGATGATTGa